The Elephas maximus indicus isolate mEleMax1 chromosome 6, mEleMax1 primary haplotype, whole genome shotgun sequence genomic sequence AGAGATGTTGAGTTAATGTCGAATTTCGGATGGCTGACACCACATGAGGGACATAAGTGTCAAGACAATTTCCTAGAACTATATCTGCTATGGTCTCAAGTAGTCTAGCAGTTGCAGCAACTGCTCTGAAGCAAGTTGGGTAGCCCATAGAAACAGGGTCTAATTCAATGTCCTAATAACAGTAGGCCTCTGTGGTCTCTGTGTTTTTCACTGAGGACTTCTAAAGCATTCCCAGAAGTTTCTGGACAAAAAGTAGAAAGTATAAATTATAATCAGGAAGCCTTAGAGCAGGGGTGCTTGTTAaagccttggtggcgtagtggttaagagtttggctgttaaccaaaatgtctgcagtttgtatccaccagctgctctggtagagtctatggggcagttctactgtgtcctaaaatgtaactatgagtgggaattgatttgacaactgatttgttttggtttggttttattttggtgtTGGCTTTTTGGCCATCTTCAGAATGTTGAGTCAGGTTCAGAACCTTTGAAAATTTGGTACATGGATTGAGCTAACAAAGAAAACTTAGGTATCCTAGCTTTGCAATAACTGCAGAATCCTAAAAATCCCCTCAGTTGCTTTTCTTGTAATGGAGACATGATAAGATACGAtagcttcttttcttttggggtccATAGTGATTTCTTTTGCTGAAAGGACATGTGCCAAGTATTTAAACAAAAGTTGAGctgatttcaattttttctttggaGGCCATTGTAACAACAGAATAGTAGCTGTGAGACATGCCTGTTGAGAACTGGGACAGACCGTAAGTCATCCACATATTGTAATAATGTGGAACCTTGAGTAAATTGTAAAGGCTGTATATCAACATGTAAAATCTGAGACAAGTCGGTGGGAGACTTGGTGAACCCTGGGGCATTACAGTCCACGTGAATAATTGGTCCTCTCAAGTGAAAGCAAATAAGTATTAGCTGTCTGCATgaatggcaaccctggtggcatagtggttaaatgctatggctgctaaccaaagggtcggcagttcaaatccaccaggtgctccttggaaactctatgagggcagttcttctctgttgtatagtgtcgctacgagtcggaatcgactcaatggcactggggtttttgcttttttggtcTGCATGAAGTaggatgctgaaaaaaaaaaaacatttcaaaggtTGACCACTGTGAAGTGTGTTGCTTCAGGGTGTACAATACAAAGAAGTAAGTGCAGACTGGGGACTATGCAGAATCTGGGAATTATTATACAGTTAATGGCACGTAGGTCCTGTACAAGCCTCCAGTCCTGTCCTGATTATTAGGTGTCTTAACAGGGAAAACTGAAGTATTGCAGAGACTAGTGGGAGAAATTATTAAATTAGAAAGCTTTAGTTAGAAAGTCTTGAATTATTGGGTTAAACCCTTCTctagcttttctttttaaagggtACTGTGAAATTTTCAGGTAAAGGTATAGAGGTGTCTATTTGaatgttaattttttcaactgaTAGGACCTGACAACATCAGTAGACATGGTGGCCCATATGCTTTTAGGTACAGAAGACAGGAAATCTGCAGAACTGAGTAAAATAAGGGAGTGACTCTCTTGTGTTTGCAAGCTAAGTGCTTTGAGATAACAGCAGCCCTCTTCATTTGTAGTATTTTCTATTCCACAAGAGCCAATTGATTGGTTGGTTTCAGGCAAGTCTAATAGCGATCCTCCTGTTTATGAAACTTTTATTTGACATTTCCTTTTGGATGAAAGATCTCTTCCTAAAAGGTTTCTTGGGTACCTAAACTAAGTAAAAAATGGATGCATGTCTTCAACAGGGCCTCAGGAGATCAAAATAAGTTGAGATCAGGAAAAATTTTGTTCTCAATTAGTAACCCCCACTATCTTTGATGTTTTGTTACTCTAGGGCAGCGCCTACATCAATGCCAAGGTCCCTGACCTGCTAGGTTTCCTTGAGTCCTTATGAAACtccattttagggggacacactCACACAGGGGGGCCTGGCCTGAAGATCCTGGGGTCTGTagtgccttttctttctcctctccacACCTGGCTGGTGCTGCCCTCCCTCCATGTCCTGTTCTCAAAGTCCTACCTCGCTCCTGCCAGCTTCAGGGACCTGCACCGTGCTTCCTTTGGACTGTCCTCAGGTCTtgctgaaaggagccctgatggcacagtggttaagtgcttggctgctagccaaaagtttggcagttacaaaccaccagccgctccgctgaggaaagatgtggcagtctgcttctgaaaagattatagccttggaaaccatatggggctgtATTACTCTGTCGTCTTgggcactggagccctggtggtacagttgttaagagctcaactactaaccaaaaggttggcagtttgaatctaagaACCACTCTTTGgatactgtatggggcagttctactctgtcctatggagtcactatgagtcggaatacacTCTAAGGCAACGGTTTTGGGAGTCTTTCTGCTGTCTAGACCCGGACCAGGATGTTGCCGCCTGCTGGTCCTGATCACTGTGAGCAGGACACCTTGCAGGCACCCCTCCCCAGGAGGCAGCCTTGGAGGCCCGCGGCCAGCTGGCACTGAGCAGCCTCCATACCCTGCCTATGCCCTTCACAATGTATTTGCATCCTGGCTGGATTCCCGGCATCAGCACTGTGCAGGGGTGGCTTCTTCTCCTTTCTGTCCAGGCAGCATACATTCTGCTCCAAGGGGCCAATTTAGAACCAGCCCTTGCAAAGCAGCCCAGCTGTGTTGTTGTGTAGCTGTGCAGCTATGGGTGACTAGCTCTGGGAAAGTCTGTTCCAGAATTGTAGGAACCACCTTTCACTTAGTCTGCTTTCCTCAGTCACCACCTTCTTGGGCCACCTTCAGGCATGAAGTGAGCAGGTAGAAAACAGGTCGCCCACCCTCCCTGTCTTTCACCCTGTGACTTTCCCACCATTTGTGATTTCTACACTGTCTCCCATATTATTTTCTTACTTCCTCTTCTGTTCCTGttactgcttctctctctctcgttcattctcctctctcccccactccatctctttctccttcatctctccctctccatctCCACCTCCCactttcccttcttcctccccacTCCTCGCTTTCCCAGGGCAGGGTTGGCTCATTGAGCCTGTTTTCAGGAACTAATTTTTGGCTACCAAAGGACCTTTCAGTTCataccccacatgtgcagagtagaactgctccatagggttttccagactGTAGCCTTTGAGAAGCACATCACCAGAACTGTCATCTAGGCACTTCTGGGAGGGTTGAaactgccagtcttctggttGGTAGTTGAAAACTTAAATGTTTGCACCCCCTGGGGAGTGCTTCGGTAAAGTTtaaaggcaagaaaaccctacggagctcagttctactctgtgacatatggggtctccatgagttgaatttGACCTGacagaaattaacaacaacagagggTAGACCTGTGAGGATTAGATTTGCTTCAGGAAAGAGAAGTCCTACCAGCAACAATGGCTTATACAAGTGTGGGCGGGAAGTTCTATCTGACGCCTTCCATCCACTCCGCATCTCTCAACGCACCTTTCAATCTTGCCATCATTGTGATCCCCAGAACTTGAGGTGGGCAACTCCATTTTGTAGTGTAGAATCGTTGAGGTAACTCTTCCTTTTTGCTCTGAGAAAAGTTGGTAAGAAAGTTGATACACACTGATAGCTGTTGACTTGTAGACATGACTGATGAGGTGgaaactggggagctcaggatgtAGTGCAGCAGCAGGCCACCAGAGGCCTTCCCAACTTGTCCTCAAACTGCCACCCTGACTCTTTGAGAGGGAGAGgtagataaaataaaaaacgaaacccagtgccgtcaagtcgattccaactcgtagctaccctataggacagagtagaattgccccatagagtttccaaggagccctggcggattcgaactgcctaccctttggtcagcagcagtagcacttaaccagtacgccaccagggtttccaggagagcCAGATAGGTGGGGACAAAGAGAGAAATAAACCCAGAAGCTCAGGCACAAGCTGGTAAGGAACCTCATTTGCCCAATTTAGCTGTGTGCTTAGAGACAGTTAAATATTAGTTTGGTTTCTTTCATATCAAAGGGCAAAATTCAGAGCAAGGGGGAGGTAGGCTGGGTTTGGGAAGAATACTTGTTAGTTTAGGGAAATAGCCAGGAAGCCTGTGGTTTAGGCAGTGTGAACgattcatcatcatcattatttcaCTTTCACTCCCTCCAGCATGGCCTTCCTTCTGCAAGCATTTCAGAGGGCTTCTGCTGGGGTTTTCTTATTAGCACTTTGGGGTGTGACTGGAGGTGAGAAGCTGCTGGTTGTTCCTCAGGATGGAAGCCACTGGCTTAGTATGAAGGAGATAGTTGAGCTTCTCAGCGAGAGGGGACACGACATTGTGGTGTTGGTGCCAGAAGTGAATTTGCTTCTGAGGGAATCCAAATACTACACAAGAAAACTCTATCCAGTGCCGTACCCCCAGGAAGAGATGAAGGACCGATACCGCTCTTTTGGAAACAGCCATTTTGCTGAGAGATCTTACCTGAGCACCCCTCAAACAGAGTATAGGAATGTCATGATTGTTATCAACATGTACTTTACCAACTGCGAGAGCCTCCTGAAGAACTCGGAGACCCTGCAATTCCTCAAGGAGAGTAAGTTCGATGCCCTTTTCACAGACCCAGCCTTGCCCTGTGGTGTGATCTTGGCTGAGTACCTGGGCCTGCCCTCTGTGTACCTCTTCCGGGGCTTCCCATGTGCCCTGGAGTACAAGTTCAATGGAAGCCCAAGCCCCGTGTCCTACATTCCCAGGTACTATACTCAGTTCTCAGACCAGATGACTTTCTGCCAACGGGTGGCCAACTTCCTCGCTAATTTGTTGGagacccctctactttaccttctGTTTTCGAAGTACCAGGATCTTGCCTCAGATCTCCTTAGGAGAGATGTGGACTTAGTCAGTTTATATCAGAAGGGCTCCATTTGGCTGTTAAGGTATGACTTCGTGTTTGAGTTCCCCAGGCCAGTCATGCCCAACATGGTCTTCATTGGAGGGACCAACTGCAAGAAGGTGGAACGTCTAGCTCAGGTTGGTGGTTTTACCTATTTTTGATTGCCCTGTTTCTTAGAAAGTAGACACAAATCATTCATACGTGCTCTGTCTTTCCTTATTCAGTCAGCCTCTCCAGCCCACCTGGGAGGGCTGCCTGAAGAAATGGTGGTCTTCCTTCCAATAAAAGGGAAAGGGGCTCCAGGTAGGGAGTAGAGGGGGCGATAATACATTTGAGACTGAGGTGATGCAGAGGATTTGGATGAAGACAGGACTGGTGTTAGGTTATCTGGGGAGAGACTCAGAATCACAGAATGAGCCCATACA encodes the following:
- the LOC126078229 gene encoding UDP-glucuronosyltransferase 1-6-like isoform X2: MAFLLQAFQRASAGVFLLALWGVTGGEKLLVVPQDGSHWLSMKEIVELLSERGHDIVVLVPEVNLLLRESKYYTRKLYPVPYPQEEMKDRYRSFGNSHFAERSYLSTPQTEYRNVMIVINMYFTNCESLLKNSETLQFLKESKFDALFTDPALPCGVILAEYLGLPSVYLFRGFPCALEYKFNGSPSPVSYIPRYYTQFSDQMTFCQRVANFLANLLETPLLYLLFSKYQDLASDLLRRDVDLVSLYQKGSIWLLRYDFVFEFPRPVMPNMVFIGGTNCKKVERLAQEFEAYVNASGEHGIVVFSLGSMVSEIPEKKAMEIADALGKIPQTVLWRYTGSPPSNLAKNTILVKWLPQNDLLGHPNARAFITHAGSHGIYEGICNGVPMVMMPLFGDQMDNAKRMESRGAGITLNVLEMTSDDLAHALKTVINDKSYKENIMRLSSLHKDRPMEPLDLAVFWVEFVMRHKGAPHLRPAAHDLTWYQYHSLDVIGFLLAVVLASTFIVFKCCVFGFRKCFGKKGRIKKPHKSKAH